Genomic DNA from Hordeum vulgare subsp. vulgare chromosome 2H, MorexV3_pseudomolecules_assembly, whole genome shotgun sequence:
TTCACCAAGCCGGAAGAGAATTATTATTATTAACAGATTGTTAATAAGGAGAACCGGCCAAAAACCGACGGCCTCCACTCCGtcaacacacagacacacacacaactCACGAGATCTTGAAAGGACCTGCTGACATACACATACATGGGGGGAGAAAGTCAGGGATTCGGTCATCCATCCATATGTTAATTTCTTCTTTACCCATATGTTCCATCTGCTTCACCATTAGAAAAAACCTTAAacctaccaccaccaccatcaccattcaccaacaactactacaaaatagaaaataattaaGAACGAAGCCCAGGAGAGGAAACCCCTGACAGCACACAGCATACTAGGAAGCAGCAGGAACTCACTCCCAGTAGCCGGCAGGCACCATTTTCCTTACCTTCAGTCTCTAACCTATACATCATGATCGTCGTCACCGATACAGGCTGCTGCTGCAGGCACAAAAACCATGGTCGCAACACCACCGAAAGCGCAAGGGGTtcaaacaaaaaacacaaaccCATATATGTCACTGGCTGCCTGGCTGGCTGTAAGTAATTAAGCGGTCGATAGTTTCTTTCTTTTGGtgttggcggtggtggtggcgatggGGGGTCTTGGCCTGGGGGAAAACGAGCAGCTCAGCTCCTGTCAGCCGGCGAGGATTGACCCGGCCCTGGTCTTGGGCGGCCGCGGCGGGGACTCCACCTCGCCCAGGGACGGCGGCCTCTGCGACAGCTTCTTGGCCGACGcgctcttctccttcctctccatcTCCTCGTCCGCGTCTATCTGCTCCGTCCTGCACTCCTCGCTGCAGAACGCGATGTCCCCTCTGCTCAAACAAAACATGCATGATAATTTTCAGTTTATGCATGGCATGAACTCTGGTAATCAAGGCTTGACAATCACTCTAACGAACTAGGTACTCATGTAACATGCCTGTGTTATCACACCTTCCCTTCCCTGACATGGAAATGTTAGCGATAAATTTTGTGCTCAGTGAAAGACACTGAGCGTCTCTGCTTGATCCTCCAAACGAATTCACAAAGTATCAAATAAGTTTGTACGGTGAAGAGAAACGAATGCAAGAAGGATCGATGGGTCTGTTCGGTGGCGCCTACTCCACTTCATGCAGCAAAATCACTATCTCAGAAAGAAACTAAAGGACCCTACACAAAAAAGCCACAGTTTCTGTTCAACTTCAACCCATCCAGACGGAACAAACAGCAGTAAAAGCAGCAGGACGAGCACCTTTGGCATCTATCAGAAGCTCTGATAATAATGCAAAAAAAACACACATGCTTAGCAACTAAGTCTGTCCTGAATCCTGGCCAGTAACTTTGCAAGGAAAAATTAGTGGTAACTCCACATGCAAGCTTGGAAATGAAATCGTGACCATAATTAAGCCCGCCGATTGAGGCCAACGCAGAATTTAATGGAATCACGGGCAAAGTAATCTATACCACCACCCGTACGCGCACGACACAGATGACAGGACCTCTACACCAATAATAGCCCatcatgaaaaggaagaagaaaaaggaaaagctcTCCCGTCGATCTCTTCCCTTGTTTGTCCTAGCACCAAGAAACGAATGGCATTACCGtgaccttttcttttcttttccggagaatCAGGTCGGGCTCGGGCACTGGCTGTGGCTTTTCCCCGGCCGGCAGTCAAAATTTCTCTTCTTCACCCGAGAAATGAAAATATCAGCTCCGAAGACGCCGGAAGTGGACCTGCCCGGGGGCCCACCGAACCGAAGACCCAGACAAACACGACGGACGGAGGCAGGAGGAGGACTGGAGGAGGAAGGATGGCGAGAAAGACGGCGGACGCCGGGCGCGGACCTGTACATGAAGATGTCGCGGTTGCTGGCGATCGGCTTCCGGCAGAGGAAGCAGGCGTCCAGGAAGTAGCCGTACGGCAGCCCTCCGGCTCCGAACCCAGCTCCGGCTCCCACGGCGCACACCAGGTCGTCCTCCACGCCGGAGCTGACGAGCCGGGTCCACGCATCCGCCGACGCGCCGCCCCCGCCGATGGTCGACGTGCTGTCCCCGCCGATCCCGCTCCCGCTCCCGGTGacgctgccgctgccgccgccgccgcccttgcCCCCTCCGCTCCCGCCCCGGCCCAGCAGGCCACCGCCGGTGGCGGCTCggagggcggaggaggaggaggagtccatcGCCGGCGCCGAGGGATCGGTCCCCGGAGGGCCGGATCCAGCGACCGGGGGGCGTTTATTCGTCGATCCGGTGGCGCTCCCGTGTTCGTCCTGGCGCCGTGGTGCGGTGCgtgggcgggcgggcgggcgagAGGGACGGTGCGCGAATCGGTGGTGTTTAAAGGGGAGACAGGCTCGGCAGGAGGTGGGAGGTGGTTTTATTAAGTGAGTGGGGGAAGGAGGGGAGGGCCGGTGGCGGGTCCCACTCCCCTTACCGGTGGGGCCCCGGTGGCTGGTGGGACCCACTCTCCCGGGCTTGCTTTGCCTCGAGGCTGCTCCGAGGAGGGGGCCTGCGCCTTCCCCCTTTGCGCCTGCGGCGTGGGGCCACCGGCTGGCCGGCGCAGGCCCGCACGGCAGTGAGGCTTTTCGTGCAGTGCACTCCGAGGGGTGCCTGTTTGTTGAGAAGCTTTTGAAACGGAAGCAAGGAGACAATTTCGGGTGTTTACAGAAAAGCTTTACATGTCACTCGCTTAACTCTTTTGAAGAAAGTTTACAAGAGGACAGACCCCACGTGAATATATTTCTGGAAGGTAGCCACATGACAATGCATCTTGCCCAAGCAAACACActagaaacacaaaaaatactaAGTAGAGTACAACATTATGACACGGCGCAAATGGCAACCAACTAAACATCTAGAGGGTTGTATGATGCAACCTAGGTTATGTCATACCGTAATACAAGGCACCGGTAGCAAAGGAAAAGTGAGCAACTTCAAAGGACACCACATGGGAGACCCAACCAAGGCTACGCCTAAATCTGGAGCAGGGAAAGGCCACATGAGATAAACGTCCAAGCAAAGTCGTAAGAATCGCGACTCAACTCTTGAATCTTAGGACCTTAGCATCCAGTCTAGCCCCTAcgattctatgattttgctcatagaaattAAGTTTATACgatcctactccctccgtccggaaatacttgtcctaaagatgaatacaatgaatgtatctataactaaaataagtttagatacattcatctctaggacaagtatttccggacggagggagtattagttaTGATTCTaagattcacgatcctaccaacagagttccgatccgattcagaatctcgattctgacaactttgcgtCCAAGGAGTTGTGCCATTAACAACCCCATGCCATTCATCACTCGTCGAAAATGTGGTCATTGTCGAGAGCGGAGTGTAAATAAAGGCGAGAAAGGACACTGACTCATCGAGCATGCATGAGAAGATTGCATAAATTCTCTAGTGAAAGGACGATCGTTGCACATGTGAATAGAGAGAAAGAGCAGTGATGAAAACATAGGGTCTTAGAATGTCACTAATGACACTGTCTCCACTAAGGACAGTCAATGCCCATGGTGGGACGTGTAAATGAAGGGTATCACACGACAACAAGAGTGACAACAAAAGGGGCTACCAAACGGCGACAAGGTGGGATTTTTGGAGCAAGTTCACAAAAAGTTGATGAGTTTAACGCGGGGATAGGAAAGGGGATGAAGGACATACCACCACATGGGAAACGTCATGTATGTGATGTTCTCCTCATGGTTGAAATAGAACCGGTTAGGGATATCTCCACATCCCTACTACAGAGGAAGGAGGCATGTCAAAGCCTCTAGGGCGAGCGCGTGCTCAAAGACGCCGCCCATTTCCCCACTCAAGATGTCGTCCTCTCCATGAGAACCAAATTCGGTAGCCTAAGAGCGTGAGCAACATTTGGCCAAGACTTTGAGTTCGTCTGACGATCTTAACCAAGACAACACATGTTGGCGGGCGCACATTCGTAGAATCTGAGGTAGGTAAAGTAGGAGGCATTGGGAATATTTTGGATCTAAGGGAGAAGGATATAAGGTTATATGTGTTATGTGTGGGCTAGGTCAGCCTCTCTCCCACCATCTACCATGCGTACATGCTTGTCGGACTCTGTTAATGATGGTGAGGGGATTGAGGAGTGTGGGGTGCGGATCTTGAGTGGATAGAGGCGATGCCTTTGAAGCCGCCCCATGTATCTCATTTTGTAGTCCACGTTGAATGCGGCATTATGAGATACACGAATACTAAGGAAGACAAGTTGTTTCACATGAAGCAAAAACAGCATACATTCAATTGTAAATATTTTTGATGGATTAATTGATTATTAGTACTTCTAAAAAATAGGGCCTAAGGTAGAGAAACCTCTTGGCATAGTTATTTTTGTGCCGGTAGAATGACACACCTTACTAATTGTGTTATGAGCTTCATAGAAATGTGAAATAATCAAACATTTAAGTATTTACAAAAGATATCTATGGATAGTGTGACGACTAAAGCGTCTACAACTACCCAACATGTCGCAACCCTGATGGTGGTATTTTTCATTCTCAAACTTAGGCCGTTCATTATTATATTTTGTAATGTGTGGTACTTTGTATGTTTCCTTTTATGTCGTGTGTGATACTTTCTCAGTTGGCTGGTCATTATTACAATTTTGTTACGCTTGTTCGTTTTCATCGTTAAGAAAGTCATTTCATCTCATTTTTGAAATTTTATTGATtttaaaattcaaattcaaatttaaattagGTTGCTAGTTGAAACACTGCACATATTATGATTGTAAGAGTAAAAAAAATGTGTGCCATCACCACCTTATGGACCGACATGCAACCAGCCATGTGAGCATCCTGTGGGCTCCGCAGGTCAAATTTGATTGTTACTAACGGCCACTGTTAGTGATAAAACCTCGCCCAGGCATAGCTGTAAGGTGGCATGTTAACATATTATGGTCTCATATGTGAGAAACATTAACTGGTCAAACATGGTGCATCGGTTGTTAGTGACGGATATATTTTCATCGAAAACTACGATGAGGGACGAGCAGGTCGTATACAGTGACAATTCTAGTGGCATTTTTAGCCGTCGTAGAAGATAGCTTCGACAAAGAACCTAAGTTCATCATCAAGGCACGCTCTTGTGTCATAGAGGAAGTGGtacctcttggaaatatgccttagaggcaataataaagtggttattattatatttcctagttcatgataattgtctataactcatgctataattgtattaaccggaaaccgtaatacatgtgtgagtatatagatcacaatgtgtccctagtgagcctctagttggctagctcgttgatcaatagatgatcatggtttcctgatcatggacattggatgtcattgacaacgggatcacatcattggggaatgatgtgatggacaagacccaatcctaagcatagcactagatcatgttgttcgtctgctaaagctttttctaatgtcaagtatcatttccttagaccatgagattgtgcaactctcggatgctGTATgatgtgctttgggtgtatcaaacgtcacaacgtaactgggtgattataaaggtgcaccacaggtatctccgaaactatctgttgggttgtacgaatcgagactgggatttgtcactccgtgtgacgaagaggtatctctgggcccactcggtaatccatcatcataatgagctcagtgtgactaaggagttagccacggtatGCTGTGTTatgtaatgagtaaagagacttgccggcaacgagattgaacaaggtataaggataccgacgatcgaatctcgggcaagtatcatatcggtagacaaagcgaattgcatacgggattgattgaatccccgacatcatggttcatccgatgagatcatcgtggaacatatgagaaccaacatggatatccagacccccgttgttggttattgaccggagaggtgtctcagtcatgtctgcacgcttcccgaacccgtagggtctacacacttaaggttcgatgacgctagggttataggggaatagtgtacgtggttaccgaagattgttcagagtccaggatgagatcccggacgtcacgaggagttccggaatggtccggaggtaaagattcatatataggaagtgatggttcggtcaccggaagtgtttcgggcgacactggtaatgtaccgggaccaccggaagggttccgggggtccaccgggaagggccaccagtccCAAAGTGCTACTTGGGCCaagagtggatgggaaccagccctaggtgggctggtgtgccaccactaagggcccaaggtgcaacaaggggtggaggggtcaaaccctaggcgtggggaggtcaccttgggcctcaaggcccaccctagcgcgcctccaccaccttggccaCCGCCCCAAAGCCATCTAGGGTTGTCGCACCCTTAGGgtaggaaaccctaagggtgggcaccctcctccctctccgcctatatatagtgagggttttggggctgttttgagacacaattgccTCTATCcatggcgcagccctactcctcgtcctcctcgtcctccgtagtgcttggcgaagccatgtcGAAGTGCCACATAGCTCCAcaatcaccacgccgtcgtgctgccggagctctccctcaacctctcctccctccttgtgggatcaaggcattggagacgtcatcgggctgcacgtgtgttgaacgcggaggcaccgttgttcggtgcatagatcgggatccaccgcgatctgaatcgttgcgagtacgaatccatcaaccgtgttctagcaacgcttccgcttagcgatcttcaaaggtatgaagatgctctacccctttgctcgttgctggtttctccatagatagatccttgtgtgacgtaggatttttttttgaaattactacgttcccaacaatggcatccgagccaaggttctatgcgtagattctatgcacgagtagaacacaaaagttgtgggcgctgatttgtcaattaattgccgctactagtcttatcttgattcggcagcatcgtgagatgaagcggcccggaccgactttacacatactcttacgtgagactggttccaccgaccaacatgcacttgttgcataaggtggctagcgggtgtctgtctctcccactttagtcggatcggattcgatgaagagggcccTTATGAAGAGTAAATAGCATtgacatatcaacgttgtggctgtcacgtaggtaagaagcgttcttgctagaaaccctaatcatccacgtaaaacttgcaacaacaattagaggacgtctaacttgtttttgcagggtatgctatgtgatgtgatatggccaaaaagatgtgatgttacatatgtgatgtatgagattgatcctgttcttgtaataggattcacgacttgcatgtcaatgagtatgacaaccgacaggagccataggagttgtcttaatttattgtatgagatgcaacgccatgttgattactttacttc
This window encodes:
- the LOC123427856 gene encoding glycine-rich cell wall structural protein 2-like codes for the protein MDSSSSSALRAATGGGLLGRGGSGGGKGGGGGSGSVTGSGSGIGGDSTSTIGGGGASADAWTRLVSSGVEDDLVCAVGAGAGFGAGGLPYGYFLDACFLCRKPIASNRDIFMYRGDIAFCSEECRTEQIDADEEMERKEKSASAKKLSQRPPSLGEVESPPRPPKTRAGSILAG